A single Heterodontus francisci isolate sHetFra1 chromosome 11, sHetFra1.hap1, whole genome shotgun sequence DNA region contains:
- the LOC137374945 gene encoding P2Y purinoceptor 14-like: protein MNGSTQSPNITNCRDLRNPTVIKVVLPLLYTIVFIVGLLLNTLAAWIFCHIPNHSSFVVYLRNIITADLMMVITLPFKILSDSRLGPWQLQAFVCRYTGVIFYNSMYLSIIFLGLISFDRYLKIVQPRKSLMVQKVTFAKVISVSFWVFMTGFVLPNIILTNKTPTEKTAARCLQLKNDLGVKWHHFIVLKCQVIFWITFVLIIACYSAILKKIYWSDQKFQKDSSNVKKKANRNIFSIMGVFIVCFVPYQFIRIPYDISRVNKNDCTTYNALHYAKEATQLLCAFNVCLDPIIYFLLCKSFTKLLFKKMYGEGTSSAELSEVRSKKLQSVNISSYCRAPTKL, encoded by the coding sequence ATGAACGGGAGCACACAATCACCCAATATTACCAATTGCAGAGACTTGCGCAACCCCACAGTGATAAAGGTGGTCCTTCCACTCTTATACACCATTGTTTTCATTGTTGGGTTACTGCTGAACACACTGGCTGCCTGGATCTTCTGTCACATTCCAAATCATTCCAGCTTTGTGGTTTACCTCAGGAACATCATTACCGCTGATCTCATGATGGTCATCACACTTCCTTTTAAAATCCTCTCCGATTCACGCCTTGGGCCCTGGCAGTTACAAGCATTTGTGTGTCGCTACACTGGCGTCATCTTCTATAACAGCATGTACCTGAGCATAATATTCCTCGGCCTGATCAGTTTCGACAGGTACCTGAAGATAGTACAGCCCAGGAAAAGCCTGATGGTGCAAAAGGTCACATTTGCCAAGGTCATCAGTGTGAGTTTCTGGGTTTTCATGACGGGCTTTGTGCTGCCAAACATCATTTTGACAAACAAGACCCCGACAGAGAAAACTGCGGCACGGTGTCTGCAGCTGAAAAATGACCTGGGGGTCAAATGGCACCATTTCATAGTTTTAAAATGCCAAGTTATTTTCTGGATCACTTTTGTTCTCATCATAGCGTGTTATTCAGCCATCTTAAAAAAAATATATTGGTCTGATCAAAAATTCCAAAAGGACTCCAGCAATGTGAAAAAGAAAGCTAATCGTAACATATTCAGCATCATGGGCGTCTTCATCGTCTGCTTTGTACCGTATCAATTTATCCGAATCCCCTATGATATCAGCAGAGTCAATAAGAATGACTGCACAACATACAACGCACTGCATTACGCAAAGGAGGCCACACAGCTACTGTGTGCATTTAATGTTTGTCTTGATCCTATCATCTATTTCCTGTTGTGCAAATCATTCACAAAGCTGCTATTTAAGAAGATGTATGGAGAAGGAACCTCCAGTGCAGAACTGTCTGAAGTGAGAAGCAAGAAACTGCAGTCAGTTAACATATCCAGTTATTGCCGAGCTCCAACAAAGCTGTAG